A region of Syngnathoides biaculeatus isolate LvHL_M chromosome 20, ASM1980259v1, whole genome shotgun sequence DNA encodes the following proteins:
- the lamtor4 gene encoding ragulator complex protein LAMTOR4 isoform X1, which yields MKTAALTAGLERISDQLGYLVISEDGVLASSGELENDEHTAGVMMQMVRTAARFRLAGSPDVPFKRISVILEDFVFTVTASGQKVFVVKRQNNQQEPISV from the exons ATG AAGACTGCAGCTCTAACTGCGGGCCTGGAGCGGATCTCCGACCAGCTCGGCTATCTGGTCATCAGCGAGGACGGCGTCCTGGCC TCTTCGGGTGAGCTGGAAAACGACGAGCACACGGCCGGCGTGATGATGCAGATGGTCCGCACGGCCGCTCGCTTTAGGTTGGCGGGATCGCCCGACGTGCCCTTCAAACGCATTTCGG TCATCTTGGAGGATTTTGTTTTCACAGTCACCGCTTCGGGTCAGAAGGTTTTTGTAGTCAAACGCCAGAACAACCAGCAGGAACCAATCAGCGTTTAA
- the gcc1 gene encoding GRIP and coiled-coil domain-containing protein 1 isoform X2, whose amino-acid sequence MDKFGMSFGGGPSRKDLLETIESQKKQLAQYQSRFKDVVHAYKSLLKEKEALEASLKVLSGSRDEDVNRELRGRPAVSQVTDVTEDGCDVAAAEQRRDGEADSRKVQLQNQLSTLTSALATVTQEKSRMEASFQADKRQLKQEVERLQECLDAAGARQQAEVLALQGQLAESRARVITQQHEREQEQSDQLQQLQELQNILQQERDLRQDAELRLHEADANCPAASHPVDRGAEREALLKRTREERDQLRRKLREAEEKPEAADPRVERLERELRELDECLQDQLRNRNHRVRQEEARAHAAELRVADLEQRVSELSDLLGSCEKARLREQHAAQRLRERLAQLDTENKMLAADRSAAYDSGPDDSHLDVTALKDKLDKVKKLLLAAQRNPPARTQSEPEATRATAQQEELRQLRDELERYKLRGKAAPKNTNFDEGWQARELEEAREQLADLRQKYINLRIESDKAAVAQRHQLQQQQLHTAALLHGQRQEAERRQAAHRDELLHLEAELHKQRERTVALLDDKDRELERLRAAAKPDSLARGASREDSRSEEEEREADAVGRALRRAAPSEPTLLLYAEQLARKEVEAAGLRRQKGLLEDDVRRLRARAAADAQRHDDETDQLRAQLDKLIREQKREGSDVEYLKNVIYKFLTLPDAGGRQQTLNAILAILHFSPQEKHSVLRQQGAPWWSTHKR is encoded by the exons ATGGACAAGTTCGGGATGAGTTTTGGGGGCGGCCCGAGCAGGAAGGATCTCCTGGAAACGATCGAGTCCCAGAAGAAGCAACTGGCCCAGTACCAGAGCCGCTTCAAGGATGTCGTGCACGCGTACAAAAGTCTGCTGAAGGAAAAGGAAGCCCTGGAGGCCAGTCTGAAGGTCTTGAGCGGGTCCCGGGACGAGGACGTGAATCGGGAGCTCCGCGGGCGGCCCGCCGTCTCTCAGGTCACTGACGTGACGGAAGACGGGTGTGACGTCGCAGCGGCCGAGCAGCGACGAGACGGAGAAGCGGACTCCAGAAAAGTCCAGCTGCAGAACCAACTGAGCACGCTCACAAGCGCTCTGGCCACCGTGACGCAGGAGAAGTCTCGCATGGAGGCCAGCTTCCAGGCCGACAAGCGGCAACTCAAGCAGGAAGTGGAGCGGCTGCAGGAGTGCCTGGACGCCGCCGGCGCGCGGCAGCAGGCCGAGGTCCTGGCCCTCCAGGGGCAGTTGGCCGAGAGCCGCGCTCGCGTCATCACGCAGCAGCACGAGCGGGAGCAGGAACAAAGCGACCAGTTGCAGCAGCTACAGGAGCTGCAGAATATCCTGCAGCAGGAACGGGACCTGCGGCAGGACGCCGAGCTGCGCCTGCACGAGGCTGACGCAAACTGCCCGGCGGCGTCGCACCCCGTCGACCGCGGGGCCGAGCGGGAGGCGCTCCTGAAGCGGACCCGGGAGGAACGGGACCAGCTGAGGCGGAAGCTGCGGGAGGCCGAGGAGAAACCGGAGGCGGCGGATCCCAGGGTGGAGAGGCTGGAGCGGGAGCTGAGGGAGCTCGACGAGTGCCTCCAGGACCAGCTCCGCAACCGCAACCACAGG GTGCGTCAGGAGGAGGCCCGCGCTCACGCCGCGGAGCTTCGGGTGGCTGACTTGGAGCAGCGCGTGTCAGAGCTCTCGGATCTTCTGGGTTCTTGCGAGAAGGCCAGGCTGCGAGAGCAGCACGCGGCTCAGAGGCTCCGAGAGCGGCTGGCGCAGTTGGACACCGAGAACAAAATGCTGGCCGCCGACAGGTCCGCCGCGTACGACTCGGGACCCGACGACTCCCACCTGGACGTGACGGCCCTGAAGGACAAATTGGACAAGGTGAAGAAGCTGCTGCTGGCCGCTCAGAGGAACCCGCCCGCCAGGACTCAGAGCGAGCCCGAAGCCACCAGAGCCACCGCGCAGCAGGAGGAGCTGCGCCAGCTCAGGGACGAGTTGGAGCGCTACAAGCTCCGAGGAAAG GCGGCCCCCAAGAACACCAACTTTGACGAGGGCTGGCAGGCCCGAGAGCTGGAGGAGGCCCGCGAGCAGCTGGCGGACCTGAGGCAGAAGTACATCAACCTGCGCATCGAGAGCGACAAGGCTGCCGTGGCGCAGCGCCACCAGCTGCAGCAACAGCAGCTGCACACCGCCGCACTGTTGCACGGCCAGCGACAGGAAGCCGAGCGGAGGCAGGCGGCCCACCGCGACGAGCTGCTGCATCTGGAGGCCGAGCtccacaaacaaagagagagAACCGTGGCGCTGTTGGACGACAAGGACCGGGAGCTGGAGCGCCTCCGGGCCGCCGCCAAGCCGGACTCTTTGGCACGAGGAGCGTCGCGAGAGGACTCGCGCTCCGAGGAAGAGGAGCGCGAGGCGGACGCTGTCGGCCGAGCCCTGCGGCGCGCCGCGCCCTCCGAGCCCACCTTGCTCCTGTACGCCGAGCAGCTGGCTCGAAAGGAAGTGGAGGCGGCGGGCCTGAGGCGGCAGAAGGGCCTGCTGGAGGACGACGTCCGCCGGCTGCGCGCCAGGGCGGCGGCCGACGCCCAGCGCCACGACGACGAGACGGACCAGCTCCGGGCCCAGCTGGACAAACTGATCCGGGAGCAGAAGCGCGAGGGCTCCGACGTGGAATACCTGAAGAACGTCATCTACAAGTTCCTGACGCTGCCGGACGCCGGCGGCCGGCAGCAGACGCTCAACGCCATCCTCGCCATCCTTCACTTCAGTCCGCAGGAGAAACATTCCGTCCTCAGGCAGCAGGGGGCGCCGTGGTGGAGCACCCACAAGAGGTGA
- the atp6v1f gene encoding V-type proton ATPase subunit F: MAGRGKLIAVIGDEDTCTGFLLGGIGELNKNRKPNFLVVEKDTSVTEIEETFKGFLARNDIGIVLINQFIAEMIRHAIDAHMQSIPAVLEIPSKEHPYDASKDSILRRAKGMFSADDFR, encoded by the exons ATGGCCGGCCGCGGAAAACTCATCGCCGTGATCGGCGACGAAGACACGTGTACCGGATTCTTACTCGGTGGCATCGGCGAACTCAACAAGAACCGAAAACCGAATTTCCTGGTGGTGGAGAAGGACACGAGCGTCACGGAGATCGAGGAGACCTTCAA GGGCTTCCTGGCTCGAAACGACATCGGCATCGTCCTCATCAACCAGTTCATCGCCGAAATGATCCGGCACGCCATCGACGCTCACATGCAGTCCATCCCGGCCGTGCTGGAGATCCCTTCCAAAGAGCATCCCTACGACGCGTCCAAGGACTCCATCCTGCGGCGGGCCAAGGGCATGTTCTCGGCCGACGACTTCCGATAA
- the gcc1 gene encoding GRIP and coiled-coil domain-containing protein 1 isoform X1: MDKFGMSFGGGPSRKDLLETIESQKKQLAQYQSRFKDVVHAYKSLLKEKEALEASLKVLSGSRDEDVNRELRGRPAVSQVTDVTEDGCDVAAAEQRRDGEADSRKVQLQNQLSTLTSALATVTQEKSRMEASFQADKRQLKQEVERLQECLDAAGARQQAEVLALQGQLAESRARVITQQHEREQEQSDQLQQLQELQNILQQERDLRQDAELRLHEADANCPAASHPVDRGAEREALLKRTREERDQLRRKLREAEEKPEAADPRVERLERELRELDECLQDQLRNRNHRCARVQVRQEEARAHAAELRVADLEQRVSELSDLLGSCEKARLREQHAAQRLRERLAQLDTENKMLAADRSAAYDSGPDDSHLDVTALKDKLDKVKKLLLAAQRNPPARTQSEPEATRATAQQEELRQLRDELERYKLRGKAAPKNTNFDEGWQARELEEAREQLADLRQKYINLRIESDKAAVAQRHQLQQQQLHTAALLHGQRQEAERRQAAHRDELLHLEAELHKQRERTVALLDDKDRELERLRAAAKPDSLARGASREDSRSEEEEREADAVGRALRRAAPSEPTLLLYAEQLARKEVEAAGLRRQKGLLEDDVRRLRARAAADAQRHDDETDQLRAQLDKLIREQKREGSDVEYLKNVIYKFLTLPDAGGRQQTLNAILAILHFSPQEKHSVLRQQGAPWWSTHKR, translated from the exons ATGGACAAGTTCGGGATGAGTTTTGGGGGCGGCCCGAGCAGGAAGGATCTCCTGGAAACGATCGAGTCCCAGAAGAAGCAACTGGCCCAGTACCAGAGCCGCTTCAAGGATGTCGTGCACGCGTACAAAAGTCTGCTGAAGGAAAAGGAAGCCCTGGAGGCCAGTCTGAAGGTCTTGAGCGGGTCCCGGGACGAGGACGTGAATCGGGAGCTCCGCGGGCGGCCCGCCGTCTCTCAGGTCACTGACGTGACGGAAGACGGGTGTGACGTCGCAGCGGCCGAGCAGCGACGAGACGGAGAAGCGGACTCCAGAAAAGTCCAGCTGCAGAACCAACTGAGCACGCTCACAAGCGCTCTGGCCACCGTGACGCAGGAGAAGTCTCGCATGGAGGCCAGCTTCCAGGCCGACAAGCGGCAACTCAAGCAGGAAGTGGAGCGGCTGCAGGAGTGCCTGGACGCCGCCGGCGCGCGGCAGCAGGCCGAGGTCCTGGCCCTCCAGGGGCAGTTGGCCGAGAGCCGCGCTCGCGTCATCACGCAGCAGCACGAGCGGGAGCAGGAACAAAGCGACCAGTTGCAGCAGCTACAGGAGCTGCAGAATATCCTGCAGCAGGAACGGGACCTGCGGCAGGACGCCGAGCTGCGCCTGCACGAGGCTGACGCAAACTGCCCGGCGGCGTCGCACCCCGTCGACCGCGGGGCCGAGCGGGAGGCGCTCCTGAAGCGGACCCGGGAGGAACGGGACCAGCTGAGGCGGAAGCTGCGGGAGGCCGAGGAGAAACCGGAGGCGGCGGATCCCAGGGTGGAGAGGCTGGAGCGGGAGCTGAGGGAGCTCGACGAGTGCCTCCAGGACCAGCTCCGCAACCGCAACCACAGG tgtgcgcgtgtgcagGTGCGTCAGGAGGAGGCCCGCGCTCACGCCGCGGAGCTTCGGGTGGCTGACTTGGAGCAGCGCGTGTCAGAGCTCTCGGATCTTCTGGGTTCTTGCGAGAAGGCCAGGCTGCGAGAGCAGCACGCGGCTCAGAGGCTCCGAGAGCGGCTGGCGCAGTTGGACACCGAGAACAAAATGCTGGCCGCCGACAGGTCCGCCGCGTACGACTCGGGACCCGACGACTCCCACCTGGACGTGACGGCCCTGAAGGACAAATTGGACAAGGTGAAGAAGCTGCTGCTGGCCGCTCAGAGGAACCCGCCCGCCAGGACTCAGAGCGAGCCCGAAGCCACCAGAGCCACCGCGCAGCAGGAGGAGCTGCGCCAGCTCAGGGACGAGTTGGAGCGCTACAAGCTCCGAGGAAAG GCGGCCCCCAAGAACACCAACTTTGACGAGGGCTGGCAGGCCCGAGAGCTGGAGGAGGCCCGCGAGCAGCTGGCGGACCTGAGGCAGAAGTACATCAACCTGCGCATCGAGAGCGACAAGGCTGCCGTGGCGCAGCGCCACCAGCTGCAGCAACAGCAGCTGCACACCGCCGCACTGTTGCACGGCCAGCGACAGGAAGCCGAGCGGAGGCAGGCGGCCCACCGCGACGAGCTGCTGCATCTGGAGGCCGAGCtccacaaacaaagagagagAACCGTGGCGCTGTTGGACGACAAGGACCGGGAGCTGGAGCGCCTCCGGGCCGCCGCCAAGCCGGACTCTTTGGCACGAGGAGCGTCGCGAGAGGACTCGCGCTCCGAGGAAGAGGAGCGCGAGGCGGACGCTGTCGGCCGAGCCCTGCGGCGCGCCGCGCCCTCCGAGCCCACCTTGCTCCTGTACGCCGAGCAGCTGGCTCGAAAGGAAGTGGAGGCGGCGGGCCTGAGGCGGCAGAAGGGCCTGCTGGAGGACGACGTCCGCCGGCTGCGCGCCAGGGCGGCGGCCGACGCCCAGCGCCACGACGACGAGACGGACCAGCTCCGGGCCCAGCTGGACAAACTGATCCGGGAGCAGAAGCGCGAGGGCTCCGACGTGGAATACCTGAAGAACGTCATCTACAAGTTCCTGACGCTGCCGGACGCCGGCGGCCGGCAGCAGACGCTCAACGCCATCCTCGCCATCCTTCACTTCAGTCCGCAGGAGAAACATTCCGTCCTCAGGCAGCAGGGGGCGCCGTGGTGGAGCACCCACAAGAGGTGA
- the lamtor4 gene encoding ragulator complex protein LAMTOR4 isoform X2: protein MTAALTAGLERISDQLGYLVISEDGVLASSGELENDEHTAGVMMQMVRTAARFRLAGSPDVPFKRISVILEDFVFTVTASGQKVFVVKRQNNQQEPISV from the exons ATG ACTGCAGCTCTAACTGCGGGCCTGGAGCGGATCTCCGACCAGCTCGGCTATCTGGTCATCAGCGAGGACGGCGTCCTGGCC TCTTCGGGTGAGCTGGAAAACGACGAGCACACGGCCGGCGTGATGATGCAGATGGTCCGCACGGCCGCTCGCTTTAGGTTGGCGGGATCGCCCGACGTGCCCTTCAAACGCATTTCGG TCATCTTGGAGGATTTTGTTTTCACAGTCACCGCTTCGGGTCAGAAGGTTTTTGTAGTCAAACGCCAGAACAACCAGCAGGAACCAATCAGCGTTTAA
- the LOC133493231 gene encoding ADP-ribosylation factor 4 — translation MGLTISTMFARLFGKKQMRILMVGLDAAGKTTILYKLKLGEVVTTIPTIGFNVETVEYKNICFTVWDVGGQDKIRPLWRHYFQNTQGLIFVVDSNDRERVAESADELSKMIQEDDLKDAVILVFANKQDLPNAMAASELTDKLGLNNLRGRTWYVQATCATQGTGLYEGLDWLSNELAKH, via the exons ATGGGGCTGACGATCTCGACGATGTTTGCGAGGCTCTTCGGCAAGAAGCAGATGAGGATCCTGATGG TGGGCTTGGACGCAGCTGGGAAAACCACCATTTTGTACAAACTCAAGCTGGGAGAGGTCGTCACTACCATTCCGACCATCG GCTTCAATGTGGAGACGGTGGAGTACAAGAATATCTGCTTCACTGTTTGGGATGTTGGCGGCCAGGACAAGATTCGCCCTCTCTGGAGACACTACTTCCAGAACACACAG GGTCTCATCTTCGTGGTGGACAGCAACGACCGAGAGCGAGTGGCCGAGTCGGCGGACGAGCTTTCAAAGATG ATCCAGGAGGACGACCTGAAGGACGCCGTCATTCTGGTGTTCGCCAACAAACAGGATCTTCCCAACGCCATGGCCGCCAGCGAACTGACCGACAAACTGGGCCTGAACAACCTGCGCGGCCGCACC TGGTACGTGCAGGCCACCTGCGCCACACAGGGGACGGGCTTGTACGAGGGCCTCGACTGGCTGTCAAACGAGCTCGCCAAGCACTAG